Sequence from the Halobaculum rubrum genome:
GACCGGTTCGCGTCGCCGGCGCGGTGACCGGTCCGCGTCGCCGACGCGGTGGCTACAAACGTCCGCCGGTCGAACGCCACTCCATGCAGCGATCGGAGTTCGTCGACCGACTCGACGCGAAGCTGGACACCGACGCGTACGCCGACCTCGACGCCTCCCCCAACGGCCTGCAGGTCGGGGGCGACGCGGGCGAGGTCGAGACCGTCGCGTTCGCGGTCGACGCCGTCGAGGCGACCGCCGAGGCCGCCGTGGATCTCGGCGCCGACGCGCTCGTGACCCACCACGGGATGATCTGGGGCGGCCTCGATCGCGTGACGGGTCGGGAGTACGACCGCATCGAACCGCTCGTCGCGAACGACGTGGCGCTGTACGTCTCGCATCTCCCGCTCGACGGCCAGCAGGAACTCGGCAACGCCGCCGGCGTCGCGGACGTGCTCGGCCTCGTCGGCCGCGAGCCGTTCGGCGAGATCGGACCGGAGCACGTCGGCCAGCGCGGCGTCGCGCCCGACGGCTACACGGCCGATGAACTCGCGGCGACGCTGGAGGCGGAGTTGGACCACGGCGGCGAGGGCGTACAGGCGCTCGCGTTCGGCCCCGACGAGATCGAGTCAGTCGGGATCGTCACCGGCAGCGGGAGCGACTGGCTGCGCGAGGCCGAGGAGCTGGGGCTGGACGCGCTCGTCACCGGCGAGGGGAAGGGGAAGGCGTACCACGAGGCGCGCGAGGCGGGCGTCTCCGTGTTCCTCGCGGGCCACTACGCGACCGAGACGTTCGGCGTTCGCGCGCTGCAGTCGCTCGCGGACGACTGGGGGCTGGAGACACGCTACATCGACCACCCGACCGGGCTGTGACGGACCCACGTCCGCGGATCGGCGTTCGTTTCGATCCTGATACTTAGGCCCCTGGGTTTATCAGTAGATCGCCGCGCTCGGTACGGTATGGATTTCACGAGTGCCTGGCGCGCGCTCGTTCCGGACTGGCTTCGACAGCGGTACGCGGCCAAGCTGACGTTCGCCCTGCTGGCGGTCGTCGTGCTCACGGTCGCGTTCGGCGTCGTCGTCCACGTCCAGACGGACACGCAACTGCGACAGGACGTCAACGCGGAACTGTCCTCGACCGCGGAGGTGCGCGCCGACACCCTCGACACCTGGCTCGCCGGTGTACAGAAGCAGACCGTCATGACCTCGCGGCACCCCGCCGTCGCTTCGGGCGACGTCGACCGCGTCGACGACCACCTCGCGGAGCTACAGGCGGCCGACGCCCTCCCGGAGGACGTCGCCGCCGTCCACTACTACGACACCGGCGAGAAGCAGATCGTCACCTCGACCGCCGACCCGATGATCGGGGTGAGCCCGGCCGAGCAGGGGGCCCCGTTCGCCGAGAACCCGCCGGAGTTCTCCGGCTCCGACGACACGCACGTGACCGACCCCTTCGAGGTACCGGTCGTCGATCACCCGGTCGTGGCGGTCGTCTCGCCCGTCCCCGGGGTCGAGGACCGCGCGCTCATCTACATGATCGACATCGAGTCGCGGGCCGCGGCGCTCTCGGACGGCTCCGACACCGAGACGCTCGTGGTCGACGGTGACGGCGAGTTCGTCGCCCACCCCGACACGGCACGGATCACCGACGCGTTCGACGCCGCCGGCTCGGTCGACGGCGGCGACGGCGTCACACAGCGCGAGGGCCGGGTGATGGCGTCGGCGTCGCTGTCGAGGACCGAATGGACCGTCGTGACGCGGACGCCGGCGGCGAGCGCGTACGCGCTCGGCGACAGCGTCACCTCCAGCATCCTCGGACTGATCCTGCTCACGGTCGTCGGCCTCGCGGTCGTCGGCGTCACCGTCGGCTCGAACACGGTCATCTCGTTGCGCCGGCTCGCCGACCGCGCCGACGCGATGGCCGCCGGCGACCTCGACGTGGAGATGCGGAGCCGTCGCGACGACGAACTCGGGACGGTTGTTCGGTCGTTCGATACGATGCGTGGGTCCCTCGGTGACACGATCGACGAGGCCGAGGCGGCCCGCGCCGACGCCGAGGCCGCACGGTCGCGGGCGCAGTCGAGCGCCGAGCGCCTGGAGTCGACCGCCGACGAGTACGGCGACGTGATGCGAGCGGTCGCGGACGGCGACCTCTCCCGCCGGATCGACACCGACGTCGACAGCGACGCGATGCGGGCGGTCGGGAACGCGTTCAACGGGATGGTCGCGGAGATCGAGGCGACGCTCGTCGACGTGAAGCGGTTCTCGGGACACGTCGTCGCCGCCGCCGACGCGGCAGAGGAGAACACGGAGGAGGCGCGAACCGCGAGCGCGGCCGTCGCCGAGTCGGTGGCCGAGATCTCGGCGGGCGCCGACGACCAGACCGACCACCTCCACGACGTCGAAGACGAGATGTCACAGCTGGCGGGCTCCGCCGAGGAGGTCGCCGCCACCGTCGAGCGGGTCGCGGACACCGCAAGCAGCGCGGCGGAGGCGGGCGCGGACGGGCAGGCCGTCGCCGAGGAGGCGCTCGACGAGATGGACGCCGTGCGCGAGCGCACCGCCGATACGATGGCGGAACTGGAGACGCTCGACGACGAGGTGGGCGAGATCGGCGAGATCGCCGAGGTGATCGCCGATATCGCCGAACAGACGAACATGCTCGCGCTCAACGCCTCCATCGAGGCGGCCCGGACCGGCGCCGCCGGCGACGGCTTTGGGGTCGTCGCCGACGAGGTGAAGGCGCTCGCCGAGGAGACGAAGGAGTCGGCAGAGGCGGTCGAGTCGCGCATCGACCGGGTACAGTCTCGAACCGACGCGACGG
This genomic interval carries:
- a CDS encoding Nif3-like dinuclear metal center hexameric protein, which codes for MQRSEFVDRLDAKLDTDAYADLDASPNGLQVGGDAGEVETVAFAVDAVEATAEAAVDLGADALVTHHGMIWGGLDRVTGREYDRIEPLVANDVALYVSHLPLDGQQELGNAAGVADVLGLVGREPFGEIGPEHVGQRGVAPDGYTADELAATLEAELDHGGEGVQALAFGPDEIESVGIVTGSGSDWLREAEELGLDALVTGEGKGKAYHEAREAGVSVFLAGHYATETFGVRALQSLADDWGLETRYIDHPTGL
- a CDS encoding methyl-accepting chemotaxis protein → MDFTSAWRALVPDWLRQRYAAKLTFALLAVVVLTVAFGVVVHVQTDTQLRQDVNAELSSTAEVRADTLDTWLAGVQKQTVMTSRHPAVASGDVDRVDDHLAELQAADALPEDVAAVHYYDTGEKQIVTSTADPMIGVSPAEQGAPFAENPPEFSGSDDTHVTDPFEVPVVDHPVVAVVSPVPGVEDRALIYMIDIESRAAALSDGSDTETLVVDGDGEFVAHPDTARITDAFDAAGSVDGGDGVTQREGRVMASASLSRTEWTVVTRTPAASAYALGDSVTSSILGLILLTVVGLAVVGVTVGSNTVISLRRLADRADAMAAGDLDVEMRSRRDDELGTVVRSFDTMRGSLGDTIDEAEAARADAEAARSRAQSSAERLESTADEYGDVMRAVADGDLSRRIDTDVDSDAMRAVGNAFNGMVAEIEATLVDVKRFSGHVVAAADAAEENTEEARTASAAVAESVAEISAGADDQTDHLHDVEDEMSQLAGSAEEVAATVERVADTASSAAEAGADGQAVAEEALDEMDAVRERTADTMAELETLDDEVGEIGEIAEVIADIAEQTNMLALNASIEAARTGAAGDGFGVVADEVKALAEETKESAEAVESRIDRVQSRTDATVEGMRETGERVRAGVETVEGAIESLSTVASHVEGIDDELSGIERATDEQADAVDSAVGMVEEVATIGDQTTAEAERAAAATDEQTDALADVDGAATDLATRARRLRSLLDEFEVDADERIEPERPAAAPTGADD